TATGACTTTATCGTCGTAACCGGGCACTTCAGCCTCATTTGAAAGCGGGGCGAAGCCGGCTGTTTCATCGTAAATCTCCGCTTCCCCGTTACCTTCTATCGTTAGATCCTCTCTGGCCAGAACCGTCGGCTCTTCTTGAAAATCTGTTTTGCCGGCATTTTCCTGCTTTTCTATATCCTTTGCCGGTTCTTCAGCCATTGCCGGTTCATGCGGCCGCTGATCTGGCACTTCACTGCCGGATTCAGGAAAAGACGCCTCTGTCTCGTAGGCACTTTTTTCAACAGGCTTTGACGTGTCTGCCACTTGATCTGCTTGGTCTGCATTCCCTTCAGCTTCTGACTGGGTGCCGTGTTTTTGTTCCGGTTCAACCGCCGTGGTTTCCTGACGGACTGGTTCGGGTTCTGCTGCAGCTTTTGGCCGTGAAGTCGATATGCCGCTGATCGACAAGTCCGCACTTAACTGGAGACATCCCTTTCTCGGAAGTTCATAGTCAAACGTCTCAATTGTGACATATACGTCATTCAAGTCTTCGACACGCGTCTTTGGCACCGTAATATCAATCGGAAAACGGTGTTCGAGAACGCTCGTGCCGTCCTCATTTAACTGTACCCTGTCGATGAGGCGCATACCCCTTCTGGCTTCATCGGCACTCTCATCTCCATCTGAGTCTTCCGCACGGTACTCCCCGCTTAATAATAGAGCCCCCTTTATGGAAACGTGCTGATTATGCTCCTGTATGACAATATCGGGTTCAAGGGACATGGAAACCATTTCGGATACTTCCTGTCCTCTTTCAAACCATACAGTTTCTTCTACCGAAAACCGCAATGATTGGTTATAATCCTCGGACAAGTCACTTCCTCCTTTCGGGCATTTACTTCGACACTACAGATTTATGAGCCTGTATCCGTTTTTATGAATACTATTTAGGAAGCTGCCACATACACGTTTAATTGAAGCTGTCCGATTGCCCTGCTATTTTTTATTCTGCTGTTAAGAAGAGTGGGGGCATTACGGTGTTAAACGTAAGGCTAGCGGTTAAAAAAGAAAAGCCCCTCCCACCCAATCCTGCCAGGTCAAGATGTAGAATGTTTTCTCCATAGGAAAAACCGCCCGGAAATCCGGGCGGTTTACTTATCACTGAGCAATCTTTGAAAATACCCGATCGACTGCTGCAATTGTCTTTTCAATATCTTCGTCCGTGTGGGCAGTTGATAGGAACAGGCCTTCGAATTGGGAAGGAGGCAGGAAAATGCCTTCTTCAATCATCTCACGGTAGTATGCAGCAAACATGTTCAAATCGGAAGTGCTTGCTTTATCAAAGTTTGTGACTTCTTCATTTGTGAAGAAGAAACCGACCATAGAACCCGCCCGGTTAACCGCATGCGGGATGCCATGCTTTTCGGCAGCCTGTTTGAAACCTTCTTCAAGTCGTTTCGCTTTTGCCTCGAACGTTTGGTAAGATTCAGGTGTCAATTGGCTGAGGGTTTCATAGCCTGCTGTCATTGCGAGCGGGTTTCCGGAAAGGGTGCCGGCCTGGTAAATCGGTCCTGCCGGTGCTACTTTTTCCATAATTTCAGCTTTCCCGCCATATGCGCCTACCGGCAATCCCCCGCCGATGACTTTTCCGAGACATGTCAGGTCAGGCGTGACGCCGAAATGGCCCTGGGCACAGTTGTAACCAACCCGGAAACCCGTCATTACCTCATCAAAAATAAGCAGTGAGCCGTTCTTCTCGGTTATTTCGCGCAAATCTTCAAGGAAACCGGGCTGCGGCGGCACAACTCCCATATTTCCCGCTACAGGTTCCACGATGACGCCGGCAATGTCATCGCCGAATTTGTCAAAGGCGTACTGAACGCTTTCCATATCATTGTATGGAACAGTGATCGTGTTTTCCGCAACCCCTTTAGGAACACCCGGGCTATCCGGCAAACCAAGGGTCGCAACGCCTGATCCTGCTTTGATGAGAAGCGAATCGCCGTGGCCATGGTAGCAGCCCACGAACTTCATGATTTTGTTACGTCCTGTGTAACCGCGTGCGAGTCGGAGTGCGCTCATAGTGGCTTCCGTCCCGGAGTTAACCATCCGTACTACTTCAATTGAAGGTACACGTTCGATAACGAGCTCGGCAAGAGTGTTTTCAATGTCAGTAGGTGCTCCAAAGCTTGTTCCCATCTCAGCCGCCTTTTTGAGGTTCTCAACAACACGGTCATCCGCATGACCAAGAATTAACGGTCCCCATGACAGGACGTAATCAATATATTCATTTCCGTCGATATCATAAATTTTGGAGCCTTTGCCCCGTTCCATGAAAATCGGATCCATGTCCACAGATTTGAACGCGCGGACGGGGCTGTTCACACCGCCCGGCATCAAGTCTACCGCTTTTTTAAACGAAGCTTTCGACTTTTCAAAGCTTTTCATGTTATTCCTCCTCTGTGTTTATTATTCATTCAGCCAGCGTGCCGCGTCCTTTGCAAAATAGGTGATAATGAGATCTGCACCGGAGCGTTTCATGCTGACCAGTTTTTCCAGCACGATTTCTTTTTCATCGATCCAGCCGTTCTGGGCCGCTGCTTTGATCATTGAAAACTCGCCGCTGACATTATAGGCCACAACCGGGGTATGAAAACGGTCACGGACTTCCCTGATGATATCGAGATAAGACAGGGCCGGTTTGACAATGAGGAAATCAGCTCCTTCATTTATATCGGATTGTGCTTCACGAAGCGCTTCAAGACGGTTAGGCGGGTCCATCTGGTATTCTTTCCGGTCGCCAAACTGCGGTGAACTATGGGCTGCATCCCGGAATGGGCCGTAAAAAGCCGATGCATATTTCACGGCATAGGACATGATCGGAACA
This genomic interval from Bacillus marinisedimentorum contains the following:
- the spoVID gene encoding stage VI sporulation protein D codes for the protein MSEDYNQSLRFSVEETVWFERGQEVSEMVSMSLEPDIVIQEHNQHVSIKGALLLSGEYRAEDSDGDESADEARRGMRLIDRVQLNEDGTSVLEHRFPIDITVPKTRVEDLNDVYVTIETFDYELPRKGCLQLSADLSISGISTSRPKAAAEPEPVRQETTAVEPEQKHGTQSEAEGNADQADQVADTSKPVEKSAYETEASFPESGSEVPDQRPHEPAMAEEPAKDIEKQENAGKTDFQEEPTVLAREDLTIEGNGEAEIYDETAGFAPLSNEAEVPGYDDKVISFSAESRKKADIASEEEQAEEPKELQIGMKGRQEEKEHYFMARGEYEEPVEEPEAEEAAAPKSAHSKKRDENAIYLTKFLSSEQDDFSRLKMYIVQDGDSLDAVAERYELQTGALIRVNRLEQDDVYAGQILYIPVAESKV
- the hemL gene encoding glutamate-1-semialdehyde 2,1-aminomutase, with the protein product MKSFEKSKASFKKAVDLMPGGVNSPVRAFKSVDMDPIFMERGKGSKIYDIDGNEYIDYVLSWGPLILGHADDRVVENLKKAAEMGTSFGAPTDIENTLAELVIERVPSIEVVRMVNSGTEATMSALRLARGYTGRNKIMKFVGCYHGHGDSLLIKAGSGVATLGLPDSPGVPKGVAENTITVPYNDMESVQYAFDKFGDDIAGVIVEPVAGNMGVVPPQPGFLEDLREITEKNGSLLIFDEVMTGFRVGYNCAQGHFGVTPDLTCLGKVIGGGLPVGAYGGKAEIMEKVAPAGPIYQAGTLSGNPLAMTAGYETLSQLTPESYQTFEAKAKRLEEGFKQAAEKHGIPHAVNRAGSMVGFFFTNEEVTNFDKASTSDLNMFAAYYREMIEEGIFLPPSQFEGLFLSTAHTDEDIEKTIAAVDRVFSKIAQ